The window cactgaccttccaaatagCATCCCACCAGACCAACCCACTTACCATACAGCCCTGCAGTTCCCAATGGCTTACCCACCTGAAAATGCATATCCTTGGACACTTCAGCACAGCTGATCCACCCTAAattgcagatctttggactgtgggaggaacccacgcagacacaagggggACAATGTGCcaaagtcacctgaggctggaatcaaacccagcactgtgaggcagcagtactgaccactgagccaccatgccacccagagctttgatgttctgctttATCTTTTTAGCTTCTGACTTCTCATGTGCCCTCAGCAGAGGCTCTGCCCTCCTGAGATTTGTGGACCACACCCACTGCAGCCTCCCTTTCCCACTTCTCCTGTCCTGAGCACATCAGTTCCTGAACCTGGTGCCAGACAGACACCAATGCCATCTGGCCTCCTGCTGCTAACTTCAGAGAAAGACGACAATCACCTGTCAATATTCTGCCCTTACCCCCAGCGTCCCCCCCTCCCACCACTCAGCCAGTTAGCTCCTCCCCCTGCCTCCCAATCTCAGATCCCCTTTACCTGTGtgattcacactcacacccttcTGACCCTGTCCAGTGACCTTAATCAGAAGGATCTGTCCAGAGGGGAATGACCATCTCCTGGAATAAAGTGTCCGGTTAACTTTCCCCATGacgtgtctgcagcctggcttccaacTCCATCTCTCTGAGCCAAAGGTCTTCCAGCATGTGTTTACGttgaatcacagcatccaggacctcccaccttctgcaaagtgaaagacaagtctcaccctgccctctccaatgtgtgtgtgtagattagattcgattctctacagtatggaaacaggccctttggcccaaaatgttcacattgaccctccaaagagtaacccacccagacctattcacCTACTttaaatttacccctgactaatgcacccaacactatgtggaatttagcatgacctgcacatcttttggattgtgggaggaaactggagcacccggaggaaacccatgaggagaatgtgcctACTCCAcatacagttgcccgaggtgggaatcgaacccggatccctggtgctgcgaggcaggactgctaaccactgagccaccatgtcacccagtAACTGCTGAATTGTTTCTACTGGCCAAGCAGAGGCCGATAGCCAAGTTTGGAACCCATGAGGACggtctcaaccgggaccttgggtgaCCACACGACACttaacactgtctctcactcccatacatacacacccagtcacacagaccctctctcacacacacctcccacactcaaatccatgcacacaccctctcacaggtttATACTCCACTGCATCGACACACTTTATCAAGCATGCACATGcaaacactccatctctctcactctcatgcgcacccgtgcacacacacacacacaaatctatgcagtgaatttgcatttgcagatacattgtgctttttgagcaaaatacaatctgcaggcagtcaatctatgtaatattttataaattcctactttggaaatagaacatgTGTGACTCaggactgggatacagacagacttgaacctcacacctttcttgctttgtctgagctgagatgtcacctatttTTACAAAATCTTAAGTCATCGGGAGAACGTGACTTAAAGGTAGTTCTGGGATATCCatgttaatgaaccgaaacctgcaacccattctaaaagatgaaagactgaatCGCAACTGGACTTGTTCAGGAAATCTTATCAACGGCATGACACTGTAATgttttgcgataaattctatgtcttatgatcctgcccaacagctacccgatgaaggagcagcgctcccaaagctagcgcttccaaataaatctgttgggactctaacctggagttgtgtcgattttaactttctccacctcagtccaacaccagcaactgCCCATCATTTCGAATGAACACAGcccccacctcctggtgctgccaggAAACTTTACAATGCCCATAAAACAACACAGTACCTGCACTCCTGAAATATCTGCAATTTCCAACGATACGAGCTATTCATTCACTGTTCCATCTGatacacgacattggaaacttagtgcaggaggctgaaagaaatcaacaggtttaaaacaaaaaccattTGAAGCTCAAGgccttcaatgagagtctgagcctgGCGGTAAGTTCAGGTGAccctttattgtgacccaactttgttacagcttcagattcccCCCCCCAGCAAAAAAGGGAATGGGAGGGGCccagtgggggagagaaagggggcgggGGGGCGCAGAGGTGGGGGCATGGGTGCAGTGTGGAGTCAACCATAGGCCAGAcagggtaaaggatgcagctgggacgactgagtgaatcctttcccacaacgacagtttccttcccgaaaaatggcgtgagtgaatcagatggagttttctcaccccaacaccaccccccacccccacaaccccgCCCCCAAAATTGGCTTCATCATTAGACTTGGAACTCCAGATTACTGACTGAATTCCAATTTCGCCATCTGCCACGGCAGGATTCGAACCGGGGAGGCCCCAGAACTGGGTTAATACTCCAGTCAATAATGGCACTCAGCCGTCACTCCTTCAATGCCTCTGCTATGGTACGTGAACTtgctggtgcctccgcaggtgggaggagcaggtgaacaCCTTACTGCACCCGGGGcaactgaagggcctctcccctatgTGGACCTGCTGGTGTTTCTGAAGTGTGATGGCCTGGGTAAAGCACTTCCCGCACTCGGGACAActaaagggcctctcccccgaGTGGATCCGCTGGTGAGTCTGGAGGTTGGAGGCCCGGgcaaagcccttcccacactcggggcacctgaaaggcctctccccagtATGGGACCGCTGGTGTCTCAGCCGGgcagaggcctgggtaaagcaCTTCCCGCATTCacagcagctgaagggcctctcccccgtgtggacccgctggtgggtctgcagggtggaggaatcgctgaagcctTTACCGCACTATGGGGAAGCTGAAGGGCCGCTCCCCTGTGTGGAGCCGCTGGTGGATCAGCAGGGcagaggcctgggtaaaggccttcctgCATTCGGAGCatctgaagggcctctcccctgtgtggacccgccgaTGGGTCAGCAGGtgagaggaatcactgaaggccttcccgcactcggggcaggagaGTGGCCTCTCCCCCTTGTGGattcgctggtgcctcagcagggcaaaggaattgctgaagaccttcccacactcggggcagctgaaaggcctctcccccgtgtggacccgccggtgggtcagcagggcggatgcctgggtaaagcccttcctgcactcggggcagctgaagggcctctcaccggtgtgactgcgccgatgagtctccagagCAGACGGGGCacagaagcctttcccacagtcgccacacttccacggtttcttcACGGGAcgggattcctcaggtttctccatggccgaagcttcagctgcacacaaatgtGGGTACAGCCCCaccctgccgtgaattcctctttccaggccgtataactgtttcagaCTCCACACTCACTGCGCTGCAacgtagggtctctcatccagtcccactgattctgAAAATGTACTCAAGCAGGAAGCAaacgctttgctccttctcacagaatcacagtcaaAAATCGTTGCAGTCCCGATGTCCCAGTGTCACTGTCAAACATtgatgtgaaagtgaggactgcagatgctggagagtcaagacttcaaaagtgtgacgctggaaaagcactgtaggtcagggagcatccgaggagcagaagagtcaatgcttcgggcataaggccttcaccTGTCGATTTTGAAATTTCcatcttcaaatactctgtaaaaagagattacaaaagtcattacACTCAGTGCAGGGTAACAACtctgaacaagcaattctactttctgcggaatatacttttcttttgttattccacaaaattgaaagcaccatcccactctctctccccctctgttctcatTCCACTCTAATTCTCCtcaaggtgctgattcaggatcttacagatgcaaccaacagagtcatagagatgtacagcatggaaacagacctgaacccagggaaaagactttgtctatttatgctatacatgcccctcataaatttgcaacctctataaggttacccctcaggctccaacgctccagggaaaacagctccagtctgttcagcctctccctatagctcaaatcctccaaccctggcgacatccttgtaaataatttctgaaccctttcaagtttcacaacatcttttcgttggaaggagaccagaattgcatgcaatattccaacagtggcctaaccaatgttctgtacagccgcaacatgacctcccaagagTACAAAATTAACATGAAAGAAGTCTTCGATAAGCATTTGGTACTTAAAGTTTGACAAGGCACTGATGAAATGCATCCAACAATCTTGAAGGAAGGGACAACAGAAATTGTGGAAGCCGTAATTTATCAGTCTTCCATGGACTTGGAGGAGGTGCCACAAGACTAGAGAACTGCAAACATTGCAGCCtggtttaagaaaggctgtaaagcTAATCTcagcaattatagagtcatagagatgttttgCTGTCGTATCTTTCCCATAAAGGCTGACAGAACAGGCTGTGAGCAGGAGTCTGCTGGGCACCACCTTCATTAATCAAAAAGGGAAAGAGCTATTGATTCAGCACCTCAGTAAATCTTGAGACAGTCTTGGCTCCTATGCACATGTTGGGATCCATGTAAGGagatgtttatagtttgcttctgTACTTAGAATTCATAAATTGAAGCCAgtgtacattttaaaaatattcaagattAAAAGTACAGAGAGATCAATATTATACAACAATCCAACAACCCCGTCCCAGGACAACAtgcgcctgaccctcacaaagatggcggccggttGCCCGGGTAACCCGAGAGCTCCTTCGCCGGTGAAGTAAACACTGGGGCCTGTGGGGCTTCTATTGGAGGCCTCAGTCCTCCCcctaggagtttataaactccccagtctccctcctcccgcggttcccaatcctaccctgtctcactgtctcctctccccgggggcaggagccaggtcttggcgctcgggcctggcgacctccccgggatgtttctgaaacctggtcctgttctgaaggaggatcaccgGGACCCGAAACCCGTCCTCACATTCCTCCCGACAcgagctgccggacctgctcagcttttccagcggctcctgttcttgttccttcaGCCGCCGGCGCCATTCCTCTCCCACATTCAGTAACACTGTCATTGTCCGGCCGCGGGACCTACACTGCACATGCGCCAACACACGGGGGGCGGGGTCCATACAATGTCGTCACCAACCGAGGGGGCGTGGTTGGGGAGGCCTCCAACCAATAGGGGACAATGGGGGTTGGTTTTCCCCGCCCCCAGCCCCTGAAAGGTGGGTTTCATTTAAATGTGAATGTGGTTTTCTTTTTAATGTTCAGCCTGTTCAGGAACGTTACTCCAGACCTTTGGAAGGCTGAAACATCGGGAAACTTCCAGACACAAACAAAGgggttttaaaaaatgaataGAAATAGGGAAGGTAAATTACAAAAGAAGCCGAGTATAAAATATCAAAAGCTTCTGTTGTTGTGCCAAAGGGAACAGAgtcgctaaagtaaatgttggttccTTGGAAGGTGAAACAGGTGAGTTAATAAGGGGAACACTGAAATGACAGAGctgctaaatcaatacttttcctcAGTTTTCACGTTGGAGGACAGCAGTAAAATTCGGATTGGAACGAGCAAGTCAAAGTCACATCAACGTCGATAGGTACACTATTAGGATTGAGGGCAAACAACTCCCCTAGTCCTGATGGCctccatcccagggtactaaaggaagTGGCAGTGGAGATTGTGGATTCATTAGTTACAATGTTCTAAAATTCCCTGGACATGAGTAAGATTCATTGAGTTTATTTaatacagagataggtaggttcttgattgtcaaggtgATCAAagtttatggggagaaagcgggagaatggagttgagaaacgtttcagccatgattgaatggcttagtttctgctcctatatcttaggaCCCTATggttccagtggattggaaaaatgctaatgTAATGCCTGTATTCAGAAAGGGAGGCAGGCAATATGTGGGAAATTgcagaccagttagtttaacatctgttgtTGGGAAGGTGTTAGAGTCAATTATCAAGGAAGCAATATCAGGACGTTTGAGAAGTCAAAACTCTatccatcagagtcagcatggttttatgatgGGCAAATCAGATTTGACTAAGTTCTTCATCGATGTAACAAGTGGATAATGGTGATCCTGTAGATGTAATATATCTGgcttttcagaaggcatttgctaaagtGCCACTCAAAGCGTTAATtcacaaggttagatcatatgcaATATGGGCTGATTTATCAGCTTGGATAGGTGACTGGCTGATGGGCGGAAGACAGACCGTCCGAATTGATGGCTCTTTTTTCTGGATGGCAAGATGTGGCAAGTCAGGTGCCACAGGGTTGGGTCCtgggaccccagctatttacaatccaCATTAGTGACTTGGATACACATATAAAAGGCTCATTtgccaaatttgtggatgacacaaatagGCGTGAtggtaaattgcaatgaggaaacATGAACCTTTCAAATGGATCtagataggttaggagagtgggacaaaatgtggcagatggagtttaatgtggataagtgtgaggtcatgcattttggtaaaacaaaacaGCAAAGCAACCTATTATCTAATAGAGGGTTTGGGATGATctggtgcagagagatctgggtatccTCATTAatgagtcacagaaaactaggatgcaggtacagtagataataaagaaagtgaatgcagcatttgcTTTTATCGCTAAAGGAATAGAACATGAAGGAAGTGTTGCTGCAACCAAACATAGCATTGCTgaaaggaatgctggaggattggGACCAGTTTTAAACTCATTTCCCCTTATATGGTTATGGTAgggtttttaactttccaaccATAGACCAGGACTGCCATAggtttaagggtttagatggagaggaatttgttgagCGTGTTCAAGAAAgatttctgatttagtatgtggatatacctatggagaaggtgcaaaacttgacctactcttgggaaataaggcaggacagctgactgaggtgtcagtggggtgcACTTTCGGGCCAATGACCAGAAtgctattaattttaaaatagtgatggaaaaggatagaccagatcaaaaaTTCCAATTCCAATTCCAAATTGGAGAATGTCTCATTTTGACAgtaataggcaagaactttcaaaagctatttgggggcagatgtttgcaggtaaagagacggctggaaaacgggaagccttcagaaatgagataacgtgagtccagagacagtatattcctgttaggatgaaaggaatgtctggtaggtgtagggaatgttggatgactggagaaattgagtgtttggtcaagaaaaagaaggaagcatatgtcaagtatagacaggatagattgagtgaatccttagaagagtataaaggtagtaggagtatacttaaaagggaaatcaggagggaaaaaactGGACGTGAGATAACtatggcaaatagggttaaagagaatccaaaatgtttttataaatacattaaggacaaaagggtcactagggagagaatagggctcaaAGATGAGCAAGGCAACCAATGTGTGGAACTAcaagagatggggagatactaaacaagtattttgcatcaatgtttactctggagaaggacatgaaaaatatagaatgtagggaaatagattataacatcttttaaaatgtccatattacagaggaagtggtgctggatgtcttgaaacacgaaggtggataaatctccaggacctgatcaggtgtaccagagaactctgtgggaggctaCGGGAAGTGAttattgggccccttgctgaaatatttgtatcattgatagtcacaggagaggtgccggaaaactggaggttggttaatgtggtaccactatttaagaaaggtgataaggaaaagccagggaacctgacatcggtggtgggcaggttgttggag of the Chiloscyllium punctatum isolate Juve2018m chromosome 36, sChiPun1.3, whole genome shotgun sequence genome contains:
- the LOC140460644 gene encoding LOW QUALITY PROTEIN: uncharacterized protein (The sequence of the model RefSeq protein was modified relative to this genomic sequence to represent the inferred CDS: deleted 1 base in 1 codon), producing the protein MEKPEESRPVKKPWKCGDCGKGFCAPSALETHRRSHTGERPFSCPECRKGFTQASALLTHRRVHTGERPFSCPECGKVFSNSFALLRHQRIHKGERPLSCPECGKAFSDSSHLLTHRRVHTGERPFRCSECRKAFTQASALLIHQRLHTGERPFSFPICGKGFSDSSTLQTHQRVHTGERPFSCCECGKCFTQASARLRHQRSHTGERPFRCPECGKGFARASNLQTHQRIHSGERPFSCPECGKCFTQAITLQKHQQVHIGERPFKCGDCGKDFRFPSALEIHRRSHTGERPFPCTECGKAFSNSSDLLRHQRVHTRERPFSCPECGKAFRNCSDLLRHRRVHTGERPFRCSACGKGFTQASTLLAHRQVHTGERLFLCTECGKGFSNSFALLTHQRVHTGERPFPCTECRKAFNSSSDRLKHQRVHTGERPFSCPECKKGFTQASDLLRNQWVHTGERPFTCYQCGKSFNRSSHLRGHQRVHMPSQGV